One region of Microbacterium rhizosphaerae genomic DNA includes:
- a CDS encoding FKBP-type peptidyl-prolyl cis-trans isomerase has protein sequence MTDNRTKPEIDAPEGPAPDELVIRDIVVGDGAEAKPGDNVTVHYVGVEYESGEEFDSSWVRGETIQFPLRGLIQGWQDGIPGMKVGGRRELTIPPHLAYGPAGGHFLGGKTLIFVIDLIAVG, from the coding sequence ATGACTGACAACCGCACGAAGCCCGAGATCGACGCCCCCGAGGGCCCCGCTCCCGACGAGCTCGTCATCCGCGACATCGTCGTGGGCGACGGGGCCGAGGCGAAGCCCGGCGACAACGTGACTGTGCACTACGTCGGCGTCGAGTACGAGTCGGGCGAGGAGTTCGACTCGTCGTGGGTCCGCGGCGAGACCATCCAGTTCCCGCTGCGCGGCCTCATCCAGGGCTGGCAGGACGGCATCCCCGGCATGAAGGTCGGGGGGCGCCGCGAGCTCACCATCCCGCCGCACCTGGCCTACGGCCCCGCCGGCGGTCACTTCCTCGGCGGCAAGACGCTGATCTTCGTGATCGACCTCATCGCCGTCGGCTGA
- a CDS encoding aspartate ammonia-lyase, which produces MALDAMTRTRTETDSLGSMEIPADAYWGIHTARALENFPIAKRPISVYPDLVRALAMVKQASARANADIGVLDPDKADLIDRAAQLVIDGEYHDQFVVGVIQGGAGTSTNMNANEVITNIALELAGRARGDYAFLSPIDDTNRSQSTNDVYPTAIKVGLSLTLRSLLEELDLLRKAFLAKAVEFHDVLKVGRTQLQDAVPMTLGQEFHGFASTLGYDYQRLNENAYLLWEINMGATAIGTGITTHPAYAPAVLKHLRAISGLDLATASDLVEATSDTGSFMSFMSSLKRNAIKLSKICNDLRLLSSGPQAGLGEINLPPVQAGSSIMPGKVNPVIPEAVNQVAFAVAGADLTVTMAVEGGQLQLNAFEPVIAHSIFQSIMWMRQAMWTLRVNCIDGITANRARLGAMVGSSVGVVTALTPFIGYAASAALAKTALLTGRNVADLVVEAGLMSREEVTKQLSPARLSGLETVTAAIPVLHAAENVVEEEH; this is translated from the coding sequence ATGGCTCTGGACGCAATGACGCGCACTCGCACCGAGACCGACTCGCTGGGATCCATGGAGATCCCCGCGGACGCGTATTGGGGCATCCACACCGCTCGCGCACTCGAGAACTTCCCGATCGCGAAGCGGCCCATCTCGGTCTACCCCGACCTCGTCCGCGCGCTGGCCATGGTGAAGCAGGCCTCGGCCCGCGCCAACGCCGACATCGGCGTGCTGGACCCGGACAAGGCGGACCTGATCGACCGAGCCGCACAGCTCGTGATCGACGGTGAGTACCACGACCAGTTCGTGGTCGGGGTGATCCAGGGCGGGGCCGGCACCTCGACCAACATGAACGCGAACGAGGTCATCACCAACATCGCGCTCGAGCTCGCCGGGCGCGCACGCGGCGACTACGCCTTCCTCTCGCCGATCGACGACACGAACCGCAGCCAGTCGACGAACGACGTCTACCCCACCGCGATCAAGGTGGGCCTCTCGCTGACCCTGCGCAGCCTCCTCGAGGAGCTCGACCTCCTGCGCAAGGCGTTCCTCGCGAAGGCCGTCGAGTTCCACGACGTGCTCAAGGTCGGCCGCACGCAGTTGCAGGACGCGGTGCCGATGACCCTCGGCCAGGAGTTCCACGGCTTCGCGTCGACCCTCGGCTACGACTACCAGCGCCTCAACGAGAACGCCTACCTCCTGTGGGAGATCAACATGGGCGCCACGGCGATCGGCACGGGCATCACGACCCACCCCGCCTACGCGCCGGCCGTCCTGAAGCACCTCCGCGCGATCTCGGGTCTCGACCTCGCCACGGCGTCCGACCTCGTCGAGGCCACGAGCGACACGGGGTCGTTCATGTCGTTCATGTCGTCGCTCAAGCGCAACGCGATCAAGCTCTCGAAGATCTGCAACGACCTGCGCCTCCTCTCGTCGGGCCCGCAGGCGGGTCTCGGCGAGATCAACCTGCCGCCCGTGCAGGCGGGCTCGAGCATCATGCCCGGCAAGGTCAACCCCGTCATCCCCGAGGCCGTCAACCAGGTCGCCTTCGCCGTGGCCGGCGCAGACCTCACGGTGACGATGGCCGTCGAGGGCGGCCAGCTGCAGCTGAACGCGTTCGAGCCGGTGATCGCGCACTCGATCTTCCAGTCGATCATGTGGATGCGCCAGGCCATGTGGACGCTGCGCGTCAACTGCATCGACGGCATCACCGCCAACCGTGCCCGCCTGGGCGCGATGGTCGGCTCCTCGGTCGGCGTCGTCACGGCCCTGACGCCGTTCATCGGGTACGCGGCATCCGCGGCCCTGGCCAAGACCGCCCTGCTCACCGGACGCAACGTCGCCGACCTCGTCGTCGAGGCGGGCCTGATGTCGCGCGAAGAGGTGACGAAGCAGCTCTCGCCCGCGCGTCTGTCGGGCCTGGAGACGGTCACGGCGGCGATTCCCGTGCTGCACGCGGCGGAGAACGTCGTCGAAGAGGAGCACTGA
- a CDS encoding phosphodiesterase has protein sequence MDEVRFGAHAPARRTIVHVSDTHLLAGQAKLAGMYDVTSSLARTLAAIERTGVRADAVVFTGDLTDLGEPDAYRALREAVEPVAERLGAPIVWVAGNHDERPALRVELLDGSATQEPVTGVWDLDGLRLIALDSTVPGWHHGDLGADQLAWLNRVLAEPAPLGTILALHHPPLPSHLPFFDILELRHQEALADAIAGSDVRAILAGHLHYATSGMFAGVPVHVASATCYTMDLALPAVEVNGMDAGQAFHLVHVYDDTITHAVVPVTDAPTADFFSAEWVARMAELTPEERLERFSRKPAR, from the coding sequence ATGGACGAGGTTCGATTCGGCGCGCACGCGCCCGCACGACGCACCATCGTGCACGTCAGCGACACGCATCTGCTCGCGGGGCAGGCGAAGCTCGCCGGCATGTACGACGTCACCTCGAGCCTGGCGCGCACCCTCGCGGCGATCGAGCGCACGGGAGTGCGAGCGGATGCGGTGGTCTTCACGGGCGATCTCACCGACCTCGGCGAGCCCGACGCCTACCGCGCGCTGCGCGAGGCGGTCGAGCCGGTCGCCGAGCGCCTCGGCGCCCCCATCGTGTGGGTCGCCGGGAACCACGACGAGCGGCCCGCGCTGCGCGTCGAGTTGCTCGACGGCTCTGCCACGCAAGAGCCCGTCACGGGGGTGTGGGACCTCGACGGGCTGCGCCTGATCGCCCTCGACTCCACGGTCCCGGGGTGGCACCACGGCGATCTCGGCGCGGACCAGCTCGCATGGCTGAACCGCGTGCTGGCCGAGCCGGCGCCGCTGGGCACGATCCTGGCGCTCCACCACCCGCCGCTGCCGAGCCACCTCCCGTTCTTCGACATCCTCGAGCTGCGCCACCAGGAGGCGCTCGCCGACGCCATCGCGGGCAGCGACGTCCGAGCGATCCTCGCCGGGCACCTGCACTATGCGACGAGCGGCATGTTCGCCGGCGTCCCCGTGCATGTCGCATCCGCCACCTGCTACACGATGGACCTCGCCCTGCCCGCCGTCGAGGTGAACGGGATGGATGCGGGGCAGGCCTTCCACCTCGTGCACGTCTACGACGACACGATCACGCATGCGGTCGTGCCGGTGACGGATGCGCCGACCGCCGACTTCTTCTCCGCCGAGTGGGTCGCCCGCATGGCGGAGCTGACCCCGGAGGAGCGGCTCGAGCGGTTCTCGCGCAAGCCCGCGCGCTGA
- a CDS encoding peptidase — MTVTIDWISFLQVFVVALTGALLVVGFYAIAVRLLVRGGKVPVVAPAEFTDAIAIISEKERAKAAKAAARAAKKSPLTDGQKLVARIGAYISFALCGLAVLGGLILIVIQ, encoded by the coding sequence GTGACCGTCACGATCGACTGGATCTCCTTCCTCCAGGTGTTCGTCGTCGCCCTCACCGGGGCGCTCCTCGTCGTCGGCTTCTACGCGATCGCCGTTCGGCTGCTCGTGCGCGGCGGCAAGGTTCCGGTCGTCGCGCCGGCCGAGTTCACCGACGCCATCGCGATCATCTCCGAGAAGGAGCGCGCCAAGGCGGCCAAGGCCGCGGCGAGGGCGGCGAAGAAGAGCCCGCTCACCGACGGCCAGAAGCTGGTCGCCCGCATCGGGGCCTACATCTCGTTCGCCCTCTGCGGGCTCGCGGTCCTCGGCGGCCTCATCCTCATCGTCATCCAGTAA